The Daucus carota subsp. sativus chromosome 9, DH1 v3.0, whole genome shotgun sequence genome window below encodes:
- the LOC108201277 gene encoding pentatricopeptide repeat-containing protein At5g66520 — MTSNIKPLALDKSLLVSLIKKCTTSRDLKLIQAHIIRAGLAHDTILASSLIQAAAITLRRHVAYAHCIFSWTHQPNVFMWNTIIRGYALSDSPTKAVTLYKHMHLCGISSNSFTLAFVLKALCKLSRLEEGRMLHCQILKKGLCFETPVINGLMRLYCICGCVKFARYLLDEMRDKDMASWSILISGYVENDMKSEALALFKYMQVEGVDTDEFTLASVARICGHLGALDLGRWVHSYIDLKSINIDVVLGTSLVDMYSKCGSLDDALIVFQKMVKRDVAAWSAMIGGYAIHGYGQKALELFDSMRKADVYPNSVTFTSVLFACSHSGLLDEGCKLFDSMQVEYGCVPELEHYGCMVDLFCRSGHVNRANEFIRTMPIKANAILWRTLLTACKTYGYKELGERIIRDLLELEPLGGDNYVLASNLYASLGKWSSVSNLRNLMKDKQVKKEHGWSSIELDFTVHRFGMGDESHPDSDKIHEMLDRIARKLKQVGHIATTSEVLHDIDDEEKENALGFHSERLAVAYGLLQLPKNSPIRVVKNLRVCRDCHMVLKLISRIYKRVIIVRDRVRFHHFQEGKCSCNDYW, encoded by the coding sequence ATGACAAGTAACATAAAACCACTAGCACTAGACAAGAGCTTGTTAGTGTCCTTAATCAAAAAGTGCACCACCTCTAGAGACCTTAAACTCATTCAAGCTCATATCATTCGAGCTGGTCTAGCCCATGACACCATTTTAGCCAGCAGTTTGATACAAGCTGCCGCAATCACGCTCCGTCGCCACGTGGCTTATGCTCATTGTATCTTTTCTTGGACCCACCAGCCCAATGTTTTTATGTGGAACACCATTATCAGAGGGTACGCACTTAGTGATTCACCCACCAAAGCTGTCACATTGTACAAGCACATGCATCTTTGCGGCATTTCATCGAACAGTTTCACGCTTGCTTTTGTTCTTAAGGCACTTTGCAAGTTGTCAAGGCTTGAAGAGGGTAGGATGCTGCATTGCCAGATTTTGAAGAAGGGGTTGTGCTTTGAGACACCAGTGATAAATGGTTTGATGAGATTGTATTGTATTTGTGGGTGCGTTAAGTTTGCGCGTTATCTGCTTGATGAAATGCGTGACAAGGATATGGCGTCGTGGAGTATATTGATTTCCGGGTATGTGGAGAATGATATGAAGTCAGAGGCACTGGCATTGTTTAAATATATGCAAGTAGAGGGTGTTGATACAGATGAGTTTACTTTGGCTAGTGTAGCTAGGATTTGTGGGCACTTGGGTGCTTTAGATTTAGGCAGATGGGTGCATTCTTATATTGACCTAAAGAGTATCAATATAGATGTTGTCTTGGGTACTTCTTTGGTTGACATGTATTCAAAATGTGGAAGTTTGGATGATGCGCTGATAGTATTTCAGAAGATGGTAAAGAGAGATGTTGCTGCGTGGTCTGCTATGATTGGAGGGTATGCCATACATGGATATGGTCAGAAAGCTTTAGAATTGTTTGATAGTATGCGAAAAGCTGATGTCTATCCAAATTCTGTCACATTCACTAGTGTCTTGTTTGCATGTAGCCACTCGGGTTTACTTGACGAGGGGTGTAAACTTTTTGATAGCATGCAAGTGGAGTATGGGTGCGTTCCAGAGTTGGAGCATTATGGTTGTATGGTTGATTTATTTTGTCGCTCAGGGCATGTTAATCGAGCGAACGAATTCATTAGAACAATGCCCATTAAGGCCAATGCAATTCTGTGGCGAACTTTGCTCACTGCTTGCAAGACCTACGGATACAAAGAGCTGGGGGAACGTATTATCAGAGATTTACTCGAGTTAGAACCACTAGGTGGTGATAATTATGTTCTTGCGTCGAATCTATACGCTTCACTTGGTAAGTGGTCAAGTGTGAGCAATCTTAGAAATTTAATGAAAGACAAGCAAGTGAAGAAGGAACATGGTTGGAGTTCCATAGAGTTGGATTTCACAGTGCACCGTTTTGGGATGGGGGATGAATCACATCCAGACAGTGATAAAATTCATGAAATGCTTGATAGAATAGCTAGAAAATTGAAACAAGTGGGACACATAGCGACCACTTCTGAGGTGTTGCATGATATAGAtgatgaagaaaaagaaaatgcaTTAGGCTTTCACAGTGAGAGGCTTGCTGTAGCTTATGGTCTGTTGCAATTGCCCAAGAATTCACCAATCAGAGTGGTGAAGAATTTACGTGTGTGCAGAGATTGTCatatggttttgaagttgatcTCTAGAATTTACAAACGCGTAATCATTGTGAGAGATAGAGTTCGGTTTCACCATTTCCAGGAAGGGAAGTGTTCATGTAACGATTATTGGTAA